The Sandaracinobacteroides saxicola nucleotide sequence AACGTGTTGCGGGCGATTGTCGAGTCCGGCCGCGACGATATCGAGGTGGTGGCGATCAACGATCTCGCCAGCCCGGAGGCGAATGCCCGGTTGCTGAAGCGCGACAGCGTGCACGGACCGTTCGGTGGCAGCGTGAGCGTGGACGGCGATGCGATGGTGGTGAATGGCAAGCGCATCCGCGTGACGGCGGAGCGCGATCCGGCGAAACTGCCGCATGGCGAGATGGGCGTGGACATCGCGCTGGAGTGCACGGGGTTCTTCACCGATGCCGCCAAGGCGGGCGCGCATCTGGCGGCAGGGGCGAAGCGCGTGCTAATCTCCGCGCCGGGGAAGGGTGTGGACCTGACTGTGGTCTATGGCGTGAACCATGACAGGCTGACCGCCGAGCATCGGATCGTGTCGAACGCCAGCTGCACGACGAACTGCCTGGCCCCGGTGGCGAAGGTGCTGCACGAGACTGTAGGGATCGAACGCGGGCTGATGACGACGATTCATGCCTATACCAACGATCAGAAGATCCTGGACCAGATTCACGACGATCCGCGGCGGGCGCGGGCAGCGGCGATGAGCATGATTCCGACGACGACGGGCGCCGCGCGCGCGGTGGGCGAAGTGCTGCCGGAGCTGAAGGGCAAGCTGGACGGCAGCGCGGTGCGGGTGCCGACGCCGAATGTCAGCCTGGTGGACCTGACCTTCGTGCCGGGACGGGCAACGAGCAAGGCGGAGATCAATGCGGCGCTGAAGGCGGCATCGGAGTCCGGTCCGCTGAAGGGCATATTGGATTTTACCGACGAGCCGCTGGTGAGCATCGATCTCAATCATGCGCCGGCGTCGAGCACGGTCGACAGCCTGGAGACGGCGGTGATCGACGGCATGCTGGTGCGCGTGGTGAGCTGGTATGACAATGAATGGGGTTTTTCCAACCGGATGGCCGACACCGCGGTGGCGATGGGCCGATTTCTGTAAACCCCTGCGCCGGGCGCCGGGGTGACACCAAGGCAAAGAGGATAGGGAATGGCTTTCCGGACGCTGGATGAGCTGCCGATGGACTTGCGCGGGCAGCGGGCGCTGGTGCGCGCCGATCTGAACGTGCCGATGGTCGATGGACGGGTGAGCGATGCCACCCGGCTGAGCGCGGCGGTGGCGACGATTGCCACCCTGGCGGACAGGGGCGCGGTGGTGCTGGTGCTGTCGCACTTCGGCCGGCCGAAGGGGGTTGATCCGGCGCTCAGCTTGCGGCCGGTGGTGGCGGCGCTGGGGGAGGTGCTGGGGCGACCCGTGGCGTTCGTGGCCGACTGCGCCGGCGCGGAAGCCGAGGCGGCCGTGGCCGCGATGGCGCCGGGCGATGTGGCTGTGCTGGAGAACACGCGTTTCCACGCCGGCGAGGAGGCCAACGACCCGGCGCTGGTGGCGGCCATGGCGCGGCTGGGGACGCTGTATGTCAACGATGCCTTCAGCGCCGCGCACCGGGCGCATGCTTCCACCGAGGGGCTGGCGCATGTTCTGCCGGCCTATGCCGGGCGCACGATGCAGGCCGAGTTGAGCGCGCTGCAGCGGGCACTGGGGGCGCCCGAACGCCCGGTGGCGGCGGTGGTGGGCGGGGCGAAGGTCTCGTCCAAGCTGGACGTGCTGCGCAACCTGGTGGGGAAGGTCGACCATCTGATCATCGGTGGCGGGATGGCGAACACCTTCCTGGCGGCGCGCGGCGTGGATGTGGGCAAGAGCCTGTGCGAGCATGAGCTGGGCGAGACGGCGCGCGAAATACTGGCGCGCGCCGACGCGGCGGGGTGCACCGTCCACTTGCCCTATGACGTGGTGGTGGCGCGGGCATTCCGGGCGCAGGCGCCCAGCGAGGTGGTGAACATTCACGAGATTCCGGCGGACGCGATGGTGCTGGACATCGGCCCGGACGCTGTGGAGGCGCTGGGTGATGTGCTGAAAACCTGCACCACGCTGGTTTGGAACGGGCCGCTGGGGGCGTTCGAGATCGAGCCGTTCGACCGGGCGACGGTGGCGCTGGCGCGGACGGCGGCGGCACTTACCGAGGACGGCGGCCTGGTGAGCGTGGCGGGGGGTGGCGATACCGTGGCGGCGCTGAACCATGCCGGGGTGGCGGAGGCCTTTACCTTCGTCAGCACCGCGGGTGGGGCGTTCCTGGAATGGATGGAGGGCAAGACGTTGCCGGGGGTGGAGGCGTTGCGACAGGCAGCCTGACACGCTATGTTCAACATGTTGAACGGAGGCGGCGATGTTGGGTTTGCGGCTGGATGCGGCGACGGAAAAGCGTTTGGCGCAGCACGCGGCGGAGACGCGCCGGACGCGGAGTGACATCGCGCGGGTGGCGGTGAGGGAATATCTGGACCGACATAGTGAGGATGCCGAATGGGAAAGGCAGTTGGCGACGCTGCGAAAGGCACGGGAAGCGCGCGCTGAAATCGACACCGGCGGCGATGGGACAAAGGCTTGGTTGCGGTCGCTTGATGCCATGGACGGCGGTTATGATTGGGGTCCGAACGGTCCGCCGGCATGAAGCGCGGTGAGCTCGTCATTGTGCGCGAACCGCACAGTCCGACAAGCAAAGCGCGTCCGTGCGTGATCGTTCAGACCAATCGGGCGCTTCCCGACCGTAGCTATCTGACCATTTGTCCGCTGACCACCCAACTGAGTGACAGTTCGCTGTTCCGTGTTCATGTCCTTCCGTCGGATTCAAATGGCTTGAAGCGACCATCTGATGTCGAAGTGGACCTGATCTATTCCGTGGCGGTGGCCCATATCGGGCCCACGATCGGGATGCTTGACCGATCCACAATGGTGCAGGTGGATGCCGCATTGCGACGTTGGCTGGAACTGTAACGGCGGTTGCCTCTGCCGGGCGGCCCGGCTATCGCCCGCGCCATACATTCGTATGCGGAGCTTTCGATGACCATGACCCCTGCCGTGCGCGCCATTCTTGCCAATTATGAAAGCGACAATCCGGGAACACGCGCCAACCTGGCGCGGATGCTGATGCAGGGCCGGCTGGGCGGCACGGGGAAGATGGTGATCCTGCCGGTGGATCAGGGGTTCGAACATGGGCCGGCGCGCAGCTTTGCCGTCAACCCCGCCGGCTACGACCCGCACTATCATTTCCAGCTGGCGATCGACGCGGGGCTGTCCGCCTATGCCGCGCCGCTCGGGATGCTGGAGGCCGGCGCCGCGACCTTCGCCGGGCAGATCCCTACCATCCTGAAGGTGAACAGCTCGAACAGCTGGGCAACAGGGGTAAACCAGGCGCTGACCGGCGGGGTGGATGACGCACTGCGGCTGGGCTGCTCGGCGATCGGCTTCACCATCTATCCGGGGGCGGACGACTGCTTCGACATGATGGAAGAGATCAAGGAGATGTCGGCCGAGGCGAAGTCGGTAGGCCTGGCGACGGTGATCTGGAGCTATCCGCGCGGCGGCAAGCTGAGCAAGGAAGGCGAGCTGGCGCTGGATGTGGGCGCCTATGCGGCGCATATGGCAGCACTGTTGGGGGCGCATATCATCAAGGTGAAGCTGCCCAGCGATCATATCGAGCAGAAGGACGCGAAGAAGGCGTATGAAGGCTTTGACAGCAGCACCCAGGCGAAGCGGGTGGCGCATGTGGTGCAGAGCTGCTTCAACGGCCGGCGGATCGTGGTGTTCAGTGGCGGCGCGACCAAGGGCGCAGACGCGGTGTATCAGGACGCGCGGGACATTCGTGATGGCGGCGGCAATGGCAGCATCATCGGCCGCAACAGCTTCCAGCGGCCGCGGGACGAGGCGCTGGCGCTGCTGGACAAGATCGTGCGGATCTATCTGGGGCAGGAATAGAATTGGCCGAAACTAAACCCGAACGGCGTTCAAGCCATCAAACGCAGTGGGCAGCGCAGTTTGCGGTAGCGAGTGAGCTGTGCAAACGCGGATATGAAGTTGCTCTAACGATGGGCAATCACCCTACAAAGGATTTAATGGTTTCAAGCCCGAACGGGGTTAATTTTGGCATTGATGTAAAAGGCCTATATAAGAGAAATTACTGGACAGTAAAAAAGAAACCGGACAGAAATGACATATTTTATGTATTGGCATTTATGCCCAACGATGAAAAAAATCGTTTTTTTGTTTTATCGCAAACGGAGGCCAATGAGGGGTTAAACCAAGAATCAATAAGGGCAGCAGCGGCAGCCGAGAAAAGGGGTGTTACCGGTTATCGCGAAAAGTTTCCTGGAATTTCTTGGAGATTTGCCGAAAAATACGAAAACTTCTGGGATAAACTTCCCAAATGAACATCAACGAAACATCATTTGATTTCGAACCCGGCCCGGACTTTGCCGAGCGGTTTCGAGCCGAGCGGCGGCCGGCGTGTCAGCTTTATCTGATCTCGCCGCCGGCATTCGACCTCGCTACGCATTCCGAGGCACTGCGCGCAGCGCTGGGGGCGGGGTCGGTCGCGGCCTATCAGTTGCGGATGAAGGGTGTGGCTGATGCCGATGTTCTCGCGGCGGCGGCGGTGTTGCAACCGATCTGCGCGGCGGCGGAGGTGGCGTTCATCGTCAACGACCGGGCTGATCTTGCCGCGGCCTGTGGCGCCGACGGCGTGCATCTGGGGCAGGGGGATGGCAGCGTGGCGGATGCGCGCGCGCTGCTGGGGCGGGAAGCGCAGATTGGCGTGACCTGCCATGCCAGCCGCGACCTGGCGTTCGAGGCGGGGGAGGCCGGCGCGGATTATGTGGCGTTCGGGGCCTTTTACCCGACGACGACCAAGCCCAGCGAGCACCGGCCGGAGCCGGCGATCCTGAGCTGGTGGACGACGATCAGCCAGCTGCCCTGTGTTGCCATCGGCGGGATCACGCCGGCGAACGCGGCGCCGCTGGTGGCGGCCGGCGCCGATTTCCTGGCGGTCAGCGCGGGCGTGTGGAATGGCGACCCGGCGGCGAATGTGCGGGCGTTCGCGGCGGTGATGGCGGGGTAGCTATTTCTCGCTGACGGCGGTGCGGTCGGCGATGCGGTTGATGACATCCGGCACCAGTCGTTCGGAAAAGCCGGCGAGGAAGGCGAAAATGAACATGCGCAGCAGGTCGGCGCTGCCGCAGAAGCCCATCAGCCGGCCAATGTCTCCCATCTGGGTGGTGGCGGCGAGCGCCGGGCAGTTGTCGACCGCGGGGAAGACGCCGCCCGACAGGCCGAGCGCCGAGGCCATGCCGCTGGCGAACAGGACATAGAGCAACAGCGCGAAGACGCCGGCGGACAGCATGGCGACGTCGATGCCGCGCTGGCCGGTCAGCAGCCCACCGATGGTGAACACGGGGTCGGTGCCCATGACGTTCGAATCAACGGCTTTCTGGAAGCGCTGCGTGACGCTGACGATGGAACCGAGATAGCCGAGCGCGAAGATCACCGAGAGCACGCCGCCGAGCTTCAGGATCGTATCGCCGAGGTCGGTGTGGCCGGCGAAGCCAAAGCCGAGGCGGACGAGCGCGGTGACGACGAAGGCCGCGAACAGGGCGGCCAGCACGCGGCGCACCCGCAGGATGAGCGCGGTCTTCTGCCGGGTGACCGCCATCTCCCGCGCCATGTTCATCATATATTGCGCGTGGATATAGTTCATCAGGCCGATGGTGTCGGCGGTCATCTCGTCCGTCCAGGTGAGCGACAGGGCAACGGGTTGGGTGGACTCGCGGGCGGTCACGGCACCCGGCGCGGCGACGCGGGCGAAGCGTTCGCGGGTTGCCTGGGCGGAGGCGAGCTTGTTGGCGGGGTCGGAAGCGCGGAAATAGGCAAGCTCGACCTGCATCAGCCGTGAAAAGGCGTCGCTGGTGCTGCCGTCGCCCTCGGCGGACGTGATGGCGTCATCGATCTCGGCCGCCATTGCCTCGGCACCGGCGGCGGGCGGGGAGCCGACAAGGCGGGTGCGCAACGCCAGGCCATAGGCGCGGATCACCTGCGAATAGCTGCGCTCGATCTCGTCGGCGTGGATGTCCTTCCAGCCGATGCCGATCAGGATGAAGCCCCAGATGATCTTCAGCGTCGATGCCTGCTCCGCCATGACCGCCGCCTCCCCAAGGGCAGGATGCGACGCCTCGGCGGCTGTGGCAAGCCATTGCGCTGTGCAAGCTATTGCAGGGTGACGCTGTCCTCCGGACCCTGCGCGAAGGTCATCAGCGTGGTCAGCGTGGCGGTCCTGGCTGCGAGCGTGGGGGCCTCGACCAGCGCCTGGCGCTCGACGCTGTCGAACGGGCAGACGGTGGCGAGCGTATTGACCAGCGATTCATCGTCGGCGCTGGAAATCGCCTCCCAGTCGGCGCTGAGGCCCTGATTGTCGAGATAGCTGCGCAGCGTGTCCTCGAGCGCGGCGCGGGCGGTGGCGGCGAGCGGTGCCGGGGGTGACCAGTCGGCGGCGAAGTCCGCATAATCCGGTTGAACCTGGCGATAGGGGGTGGTGACGGACAGCTCGGCGCGCACGCGAAAGCGCATCAGGCCGGTAAGGGCGATCAGGAAACGGCCGTCACCGGTTTCCGAAAATTGCGTGATGCGGCCGACGCCACCAATGCCGAACAGGTCCGGCCGCTCGCCGCGCCAGTCGCCGCGCGGCTGCACGATGCCGATGATCCGGTCGCCGGCCATGGCATCGCGCACCATGGCGAGGTAGCGCGGTTCGAAGATATTGAGCGGCAGCAGCGCGCGCGGCAGCAGGATCGCCCCGCCCAGGGGAAACACCGGCAGCGTCGCGGGCAGGTCGGCGGCGCTGCTGGGGGGCGTCATGCGAACAGGATCGCCGAGAGTTTGCGGCGGGTGGCGACCGTCCAGGGATCGCCCATGCCCACAGCCTCGAACAATTGCAGCAGTTTGGCGCGCGCGGCGCCCTCGTTCCAGCCACGGTCGGCGGCGATGCTGGCGAGCAGATGGTCGGCGGCGGCGTCGTTCTGCCCCTTTGCCATCAGGGCGGTGGCAAGATCGAGCCGGGCCTGGTGGTTGGCGGGGTCCGCGGCGACAGCGGCCTGGAGCGTCGCGGTTTCCGAATCGGGAACGGCGGTCTCTGCGAGCGCCAGCGCGGCGCGCGCCTGGTTGACGGCGGCATCCTTGCTGTCCGTGGGAAGGGTGGCAAGCGTTGAGCGGGCCGCGTCCACATGGCCCAGCGCCAGCAGCGCACGGGCATAGCCGGCGACGATATCGGCGCGGTCCGGCAGTTCCTGGACAAGAGCGCCGAAGGCTTCTGCGGCGAGTTCGGCATCCCCGGCGGCGAGGGCCTCGCTGGCGGCGGCGACCATGGCTTCGAGGTCGGCCTGCGCATCGGTGGGGGGGAGGGTGCTGAGCAGCTTTTGGATAAAGGCGATGACGTCTTTTTCCGAGCGGGCACCGGCAAAGCCGTCGACCGGCTGGCCACGCACGAAGGCATAGACGGTGGGGACCGACTGGATGCGGAATTGCTCGGCGAGCAGGCGGTTCTGGTCAATATCGACGACCACCTGCGACAGGCGGGGATCGCCGGCAGCGGCGATGGCGCGATCGATGATGGGGGCGAGCGTCTTGCAGGGACCGCACCATTCGGCGGTAAAGCGGACGAGGACGATGCCGGTCATGGATTTTTCGACCACGTCGCGGCGGAAGGCTTCGATCGAGGCGCGTTCGGCGGGACTGATGGAAAGGCTGGCCACTGGCGATGCTCCGTTTGTCGCGCGCCGATATGGGGCAGGCTGAAAGGAATGGAAAGGGCTTGCCTTTGTCGGGCGGCTTGGTTAGTGCCGCGCTTCCGGCGACGGATGCGGGCGTAGCTCAGGGGTAGAGCGCAACCTTGCCAAGGTTGAAGTCGAGGGTTCGAATCCCTTCGCCCGCTCCAGTGCGCCAGCGTGCGCTGTTTACGCCAAGCGACGCTTCCGGCAAAGCTGGGAAAGGGCGTGGAAGCATCTAGGAAGCCGTTGCAAGGGTTGCGATCGCCTGAAGACGAACAGGGGACGAAAACTAACCCATGAATTGCAGCAGGTTAGGCTGAACGATCTTCTGTGAAGCATTGATCTGCTCACGCGCGGAAATGCTTCCTATGTGCTTTCCGCTGCCAAAATGCTGCACCGTCTTGATGGTTTGCAAAGAGGGGCAGATGTCTCGCGGTCGGCAAGACGCCCGACCGGCTGTCGAGAAGCGACCAGATGGTCTCGCCGGCGCCTATTGGAAGCGAACTGGTTGCTCGACGCCCCGCCCTCTGTCGCCCGGACATGTCGGAATGCTGCGCCAGCACCGTGCGACGTTGTGGCTGTGCGAATCTGTGATAGCAAGCAGGCATGAACTCGGAACAGGTTTTAGTTGTTAAGCGTTTCATGCGTTGGGTGACGAAAGCTACTGGCGACATTCCCGCTTTCAGCGACATCGAACCGATCCGCTCCGAGCTGTTCGGGCTTGAGCGTCTTGCCGATCATGCGCGATCGCTTGCCCGTGAACGGCGGCAAGAACGGATGGCGCCGGCGTCGACCACCTTACTCGATCGTCTCAACGCCAATGCCCGCTCGCTTGCCGCCTGCTATGCGGCGACCGTGAAAATGACGGCTCAGGGCAGACCCATCGCACCCGCCGCAGAATGGCTGATCGACAATTTCCACTTGGTCGAAAAGCAGATCCGGAAAATCCGTGACGACATGCCGCCCGATTATTATCGCCAGCTTCCCAAGGTAGCGAACGGGCCGTTGGCGACGTTGCCACGGGCCTTCGAACTGGCGTGGGCTTATGTGGCGCACAGTGACAGCCATTTCGAGCGCGATCGCTTCCAGCATTTTGTCGCTGCATATCAGCGCTCCTATGCGCTCACCATCGGCGAGCTGTGGGCGATGGCGATCATGCTGCAGCTGGTGCTGGTCGAGAATCTCCGGCGGCTGGCCGACGAGGGAATCGCGGACGAGCGCGAGCGGCAGGAAGCCGACAACCTGGCAATCGAGGTGCTTGCCGCACCAGACCCGGCGCGGGCGGTAGCGCGGCTTTCAGCCTCGATCAGCGAAGTGCGGCCCATCCTTCACTCGCAGCTCGCCCTTCGCCTGCGTTTCGACGACCCGCTTGCGGTCGAAAGCCGCCGCTGGCTGGATCAGCACGCGCAGGCAGCCGGGACGTCGCTCGCGGCGCTCGATGCCCAGGCACAACAGCGCTTCGTGGCCGCGACCACGTCGGTTCGCAATGTAATCATGTCCATCCGGATGGTCGCCGAGGCGGATTGGGGCGCCTTTGTCGAGGCGGTCAGCCTGTCCGACCGCCTGCTGGCCGCGGGCAGCGATTTCGCCGCCATGGATTTCGCGACCCGCAATCTTTACCGCAACGCAATCGAGGAACTGGCGCGCGGATCGGACTGTAGCGAAGATCGGGTTGCCGAAATTGCACTGAAGCTGAGCGCACAGGACGCCAGCCGCAACCGCAGCGATCGCGATCCGGGCTATTGGCTGCTGCGCGATGGCCGGGCTGCGCTGGAAGCCGAGATCGGGTTCGTGCCGGGGCTTACGGCCAGACTGCAGCGTTTGCTCCGGCAGGGCAGA carries:
- the gap gene encoding type I glyceraldehyde-3-phosphate dehydrogenase, which encodes MTIRVAINGFGRIGRNVLRAIVESGRDDIEVVAINDLASPEANARLLKRDSVHGPFGGSVSVDGDAMVVNGKRIRVTAERDPAKLPHGEMGVDIALECTGFFTDAAKAGAHLAAGAKRVLISAPGKGVDLTVVYGVNHDRLTAEHRIVSNASCTTNCLAPVAKVLHETVGIERGLMTTIHAYTNDQKILDQIHDDPRRARAAAMSMIPTTTGAARAVGEVLPELKGKLDGSAVRVPTPNVSLVDLTFVPGRATSKAEINAALKAASESGPLKGILDFTDEPLVSIDLNHAPASSTVDSLETAVIDGMLVRVVSWYDNEWGFSNRMADTAVAMGRFL
- a CDS encoding phosphoglycerate kinase: MAFRTLDELPMDLRGQRALVRADLNVPMVDGRVSDATRLSAAVATIATLADRGAVVLVLSHFGRPKGVDPALSLRPVVAALGEVLGRPVAFVADCAGAEAEAAVAAMAPGDVAVLENTRFHAGEEANDPALVAAMARLGTLYVNDAFSAAHRAHASTEGLAHVLPAYAGRTMQAELSALQRALGAPERPVAAVVGGAKVSSKLDVLRNLVGKVDHLIIGGGMANTFLAARGVDVGKSLCEHELGETAREILARADAAGCTVHLPYDVVVARAFRAQAPSEVVNIHEIPADAMVLDIGPDAVEALGDVLKTCTTLVWNGPLGAFEIEPFDRATVALARTAAALTEDGGLVSVAGGGDTVAALNHAGVAEAFTFVSTAGGAFLEWMEGKTLPGVEALRQAA
- a CDS encoding ribbon-helix-helix protein, CopG family; the encoded protein is MLGLRLDAATEKRLAQHAAETRRTRSDIARVAVREYLDRHSEDAEWERQLATLRKAREARAEIDTGGDGTKAWLRSLDAMDGGYDWGPNGPPA
- a CDS encoding type II toxin-antitoxin system PemK/MazF family toxin yields the protein MKRGELVIVREPHSPTSKARPCVIVQTNRALPDRSYLTICPLTTQLSDSSLFRVHVLPSDSNGLKRPSDVEVDLIYSVAVAHIGPTIGMLDRSTMVQVDAALRRWLEL
- a CDS encoding class I fructose-bisphosphate aldolase — encoded protein: MTMTPAVRAILANYESDNPGTRANLARMLMQGRLGGTGKMVILPVDQGFEHGPARSFAVNPAGYDPHYHFQLAIDAGLSAYAAPLGMLEAGAATFAGQIPTILKVNSSNSWATGVNQALTGGVDDALRLGCSAIGFTIYPGADDCFDMMEEIKEMSAEAKSVGLATVIWSYPRGGKLSKEGELALDVGAYAAHMAALLGAHIIKVKLPSDHIEQKDAKKAYEGFDSSTQAKRVAHVVQSCFNGRRIVVFSGGATKGADAVYQDARDIRDGGGNGSIIGRNSFQRPRDEALALLDKIVRIYLGQE
- the thiE gene encoding thiamine phosphate synthase; this translates as MNINETSFDFEPGPDFAERFRAERRPACQLYLISPPAFDLATHSEALRAALGAGSVAAYQLRMKGVADADVLAAAAVLQPICAAAEVAFIVNDRADLAAACGADGVHLGQGDGSVADARALLGREAQIGVTCHASRDLAFEAGEAGADYVAFGAFYPTTTKPSEHRPEPAILSWWTTISQLPCVAIGGITPANAAPLVAAGADFLAVSAGVWNGDPAANVRAFAAVMAG
- a CDS encoding LON peptidase substrate-binding domain-containing protein, with protein sequence MTPPSSAADLPATLPVFPLGGAILLPRALLPLNIFEPRYLAMVRDAMAGDRIIGIVQPRGDWRGERPDLFGIGGVGRITQFSETGDGRFLIALTGLMRFRVRAELSVTTPYRQVQPDYADFAADWSPPAPLAATARAALEDTLRSYLDNQGLSADWEAISSADDESLVNTLATVCPFDSVERQALVEAPTLAARTATLTTLMTFAQGPEDSVTLQ
- a CDS encoding tetratricopeptide repeat protein; translated protein: MASLSISPAERASIEAFRRDVVEKSMTGIVLVRFTAEWCGPCKTLAPIIDRAIAAAGDPRLSQVVVDIDQNRLLAEQFRIQSVPTVYAFVRGQPVDGFAGARSEKDVIAFIQKLLSTLPPTDAQADLEAMVAAASEALAAGDAELAAEAFGALVQELPDRADIVAGYARALLALGHVDAARSTLATLPTDSKDAAVNQARAALALAETAVPDSETATLQAAVAADPANHQARLDLATALMAKGQNDAAADHLLASIAADRGWNEGAARAKLLQLFEAVGMGDPWTVATRRKLSAILFA